A region from the Methanobrevibacter olleyae genome encodes:
- a CDS encoding right-handed parallel beta-helix repeat-containing protein: MELFSKRNFVFLMAIFLLFITVASVSAIDTNETSVNEENLAVDTLSSSEDVSIYSQEIEADPVDDSISYSSNTKEKLSQNNTVGDDSISYSSGAKEELSSDNTGDNLRADVNFDLTVYVGSGSGEFSSLQAAINSLSSSNRNYQIIIREGTYTGNGNRNVDVSRNSWINPNFKYLLIRADDGANVTFDGQGNYDLLHINSENVHIQNLNFINANNPSLYRTGGVCLDINKGHFSADNCYFANNGDSILDHLWGGAIHVNNNLQDINITNSFFENNTAQVGGVIRAENGANNINIINCTFKNNYASTHGGVACLFGNNILFENCLFENNSAPSSGGVHFHTGNSTVKNCTFIENKATGSGNDGYAGALGLVYTNANGVTVVDSKFYNNTATGDGGAIQIIGGGSNAKIFNSVFENNSASYGGAVSIKGSLTKIDNSTFINNIATGSSGGAIFIQGSNTTINNSTILNNSANQNGGGILTNGTGTIINNTIIGYNEASANGGGLHISGGSNFIVSNSTVYNNTAQSGAGIYINGSNANVINSNITNNTATGNGSGVYISGNNAVISNSNITNNNATVNGGGAYITGTNANIQNTHFDKNNAIPDEDKLDDGLGGALYIAGSNGHVTDCNFTYNTARNGSAIYVNPTNANVYNYVDGCIFVDNQAWSYWLPIYYNNVTHTIETNLTGGNNILNAIYNNGRNDRLRINGQYPVLGWENSNNGTIMYQDVREFNQTIVTVVYDRQGNLVFNETAITGLAGNVTYNIPENTSNWFIVNMTHLEDTYYKYISNITGININPGLTISDVIMYEGNTTPQIIYIYLADDESNPLPNEGPINVYVYVNGGKVLLGSGNTSSFAILTFYEGTLFQTLASGNYTTEAEYSYLYFNTTTHQIENKTIFVNGNLEVLPLIWNVTKTIIAVNDVPYVEGMTICLNDNITFNITVYNNIEGNITSLKITDLDTAGLQYLETIGTEWNYNGNHSWSLSNLTGFGNSSLIVKFTATQLGTCTNVADVSIFNGFSNKSANVSFICNKYPSSVNASDVTVVYGEPIVVPFSSENATNVTYVVLDENGNVVASGAVGPNGTIAGLDLGVGNYTVNLTTVVDGNHSVAVNVSSIIVTPAGSSVNASDVTVVYGEPIVVPFSSEN, encoded by the coding sequence CAATCTATTCACAGGAAATTGAAGCAGACCCTGTAGATGATTCAATTAGCTATTCTAGTAATACTAAAGAGAAATTGTCCCAGAATAATACTGTTGGTGATGATTCAATTAGCTATTCTAGTGGTGCTAAAGAGGAATTGTCTAGTGATAATACTGGTGATAATCTCAGAGCTGATGTAAATTTTGATCTTACTGTTTACGTCGGCAGTGGTTCAGGTGAATTTTCTTCTCTACAAGCTGCTATAAATTCATTATCAAGTTCGAATCGTAATTACCAAATTATTATTCGTGAAGGAACATATACTGGAAACGGTAATCGTAATGTCGATGTAAGCCGTAATTCTTGGATTAATCCTAACTTTAAATATTTATTAATCCGTGCAGATGATGGTGCTAATGTTACCTTTGATGGTCAAGGTAATTATGATTTATTGCATATAAATTCTGAAAATGTTCATATTCAAAATTTAAACTTTATTAATGCAAATAACCCAAGCCTCTATCGTACTGGTGGGGTTTGTTTAGATATTAATAAAGGTCATTTTTCCGCTGATAACTGTTATTTTGCTAATAATGGAGATTCCATCCTCGATCATCTGTGGGGTGGTGCAATACATGTTAATAACAATTTACAAGATATTAATATTACAAACTCTTTCTTTGAAAATAATACTGCACAAGTAGGTGGAGTTATTCGTGCTGAAAATGGAGCTAATAATATTAATATTATAAATTGTACATTTAAAAATAATTATGCATCAACACATGGTGGTGTTGCATGTTTATTTGGTAATAATATTCTTTTTGAAAATTGTTTATTTGAGAATAACAGTGCTCCATCTTCTGGAGGGGTGCATTTTCACACAGGAAATTCTACTGTTAAAAATTGTACATTTATAGAAAATAAAGCTACTGGTTCTGGTAATGATGGATATGCAGGTGCATTAGGGTTAGTTTACACTAATGCTAATGGTGTAACAGTTGTTGATTCAAAATTCTATAACAATACTGCTACTGGAGATGGTGGAGCTATTCAAATTATTGGTGGAGGTAGTAATGCTAAAATCTTTAATTCTGTATTTGAAAATAACTCTGCTAGTTATGGTGGTGCTGTTAGTATTAAAGGTAGTTTGACAAAAATTGATAATTCTACTTTTATTAATAATATAGCTACTGGTTCATCAGGTGGGGCTATTTTTATTCAGGGAAGCAATACTACTATTAATAATTCCACTATTTTAAATAATTCTGCTAATCAAAATGGTGGTGGAATATTAACAAATGGTACTGGAACAATTATTAATAATACCATAATAGGTTATAATGAGGCATCTGCTAATGGTGGAGGTCTCCATATATCTGGAGGTAGTAATTTTATTGTATCTAATTCCACTGTTTATAATAATACAGCTCAATCTGGTGCAGGTATTTATATTAATGGTTCAAATGCTAATGTTATTAATTCTAATATTACAAATAACACTGCTACTGGTAATGGTTCTGGTGTATATATAAGTGGTAATAATGCTGTTATTTCAAATTCCAATATAACTAATAATAATGCTACTGTTAATGGTGGTGGAGCTTATATTACAGGAACAAATGCAAATATTCAAAATACACATTTTGATAAAAACAATGCAATTCCAGATGAAGACAAATTAGATGATGGGCTAGGTGGAGCTCTTTATATTGCAGGTAGTAATGGTCATGTAACAGATTGTAACTTTACTTATAACACAGCTCGTAACGGTTCTGCAATATATGTTAATCCTACTAATGCAAATGTGTACAATTACGTTGATGGTTGTATTTTTGTTGATAATCAAGCTTGGAGTTATTGGTTACCTATTTATTATAATAATGTAACACATACTATTGAAACTAACTTAACTGGTGGAAATAATATATTAAATGCCATATATAATAATGGACGTAATGATCGCCTTCGTATTAATGGCCAATATCCGGTATTAGGATGGGAAAACTCTAATAACGGAACCATAATGTATCAAGATGTTCGTGAATTTAATCAAACTATTGTAACAGTTGTTTATGATAGACAAGGTAACTTGGTATTTAATGAAACTGCAATAACTGGTTTAGCAGGTAATGTTACTTATAATATACCTGAAAACACAAGTAATTGGTTTATTGTAAATATGACTCACTTAGAAGATACTTATTATAAATATATATCAAATATTACAGGAATCAATATTAATCCCGGTTTAACTATTAGTGATGTGATCATGTATGAAGGAAATACAACTCCTCAAATTATTTACATATATTTAGCAGATGATGAATCTAATCCATTACCTAATGAGGGACCTATTAATGTTTATGTATATGTCAATGGTGGAAAAGTTCTTCTTGGAAGTGGTAATACTAGTAGTTTTGCGATATTAACCTTTTATGAAGGTACTCTATTCCAAACATTAGCTTCAGGTAATTATACAACTGAAGCTGAATATTCCTATTTGTATTTTAACACAACAACTCATCAAATTGAAAACAAAACCATATTTGTAAATGGTAACTTAGAGGTACTTCCATTAATTTGGAATGTTACAAAAACAATCATTGCAGTTAATGATGTTCCCTATGTTGAAGGTATGACTATTTGTTTAAATGATAATATTACTTTCAATATTACTGTATACAATAACATTGAAGGAAATATCACTTCACTTAAAATCACTGATTTAGATACTGCAGGTTTACAATATTTAGAGACAATTGGAACAGAATGGAACTATAATGGTAATCATTCTTGGTCTTTAAGTAATTTAACAGGCTTTGGAAATTCAAGTTTAATAGTTAAATTTACAGCTACTCAACTAGGTACCTGTACAAATGTAGCTGATGTATCTATTTTCAATGGCTTCAGTAATAAATCTGCAAATGTTAGTTTCATTTGTAATAAATATCCGTCTAGTGTTAATGCTAGTGATGTTACTGTTGTTTATGGTGAGCCTATTGTTGTTCCTTTTAGTAGTGAGAATGCTACTAATGTGACTTATGTGGTTCTTGATGAAAATGGTAATGTTGTTGCTAGTGGTGCTGTTGGTCCTAATGGTACTATTGCTGGTCTTGATTTAGGTGTTGGTAATTATACAGTTAATTTGACTACTGTTGTTGATGGTAATCATAGTGTTGCTGTTAATGTTTCTAGTATTATTGTTACTCCTGCTGGTTCTAGTGTTAATGCTAGTGATGTTACTGTTGTTTATGGTGAGCCTATTGTTGTTCCTTTTAGTAGTGAGAAT